In the Chromobacterium sp. ATCC 53434 genome, AGGCACCGCAGTGCCTCTCGTCGCGCCGGCCGTCAATCCATGCTTACTGACGGCAGCTGGTCGGCACCCAGTTGGCCAGCAGCTGCGAACCGGCGGCGATCGCGGTGGCGCCGGAGCCGGTATAGGTGCAGGCCCAGGTCACCGAGCCGGAAGTGATGGCGGGCACCAGGTCGAGCAAGGCCCCGCTGGACACCGTGCTGTTGTAGGTGATCTGGATCACGCCGCTGGCCAGCACCGCCACCTGACTGACCGAGTTGCCGGTGATCGACGCCGCGCCGGCCAGGCCGTAGGAGGTGTTGTACGGCGAGGTGCCGGTGGTGGAGAAGGCGTTGTTGGACGAGTAGTACTCGGTGACGGCGGTTTTGGCCGCGTCGGCCAGCGCCAGACCTTCCGTCACCCGCGCCCGCTTGGTGTAGTCCTGATAGGCCGGAATGGCGATGGCGGCCAGAATGCCGACGATGGCCACCACGATCATCAGCTCGATCAGGGTGAAGCCCTGCTGAATCTGTCTTGTCTTCATGTTGAACTCCCGGGTTGCCAAGCTTTAGCCAAATTCGGATCGGACCGCCGGCCGATGCCGGAACGCCTCTCCGCCTCTTCCCTTACATGCGCGCAAGCCGGGCCGGAGGGCCCGCGATTGTTGTGGTTGGATACAGAGCAGGAAACATGCCAGCCGGCTGCAAGCGGCTTTGCCGCGGCGATGACGACGACTAACCTGCCGCCGATCGGCACAAGTTGACGTTT is a window encoding:
- a CDS encoding pilin is translated as MKTRQIQQGFTLIELMIVVAIVGILAAIAIPAYQDYTKRARVTEGLALADAAKTAVTEYYSSNNAFSTTGTSPYNTSYGLAGAASITGNSVSQVAVLASGVIQITYNSTVSSGALLDLVPAITSGSVTWACTYTGSGATAIAAGSQLLANWVPTSCRQ